The following proteins come from a genomic window of Campylobacter coli 76339:
- a CDS encoding Highly acidic protein — translation MAYDDEDLEFDDYEGEEDEYAHNHQTSYNYDDDDYDFDDEANDDDFYEMD, via the coding sequence ATGGCTTATGATGATGAAGATTTAGAATTTGATGATTATGAAGGTGAAGAGGATGAGTATGCTCACAATCATCAAACATCCTACAATTATGACGATGATGATTATGACTTTGATGATGAAGCAAATGATGACGATTTTTATGAAATGGATTAA
- a CDS encoding Ribosome recycling factor, whose product MINEILNKQKTQSEKSLEALKKDFTTLRTGKVNTHILDHIQVDYYGSLTPLNQVATVLASDASTISITPWEKPMLKTIESAIAAANIGVNPNNDGESVKLFFPPMTREQREENVKQAKAMGEKAKVSVRNIRKDANDAVKKLEKDKAISEDEAKKAYDEVQKLTDTYTAKIDESVKNKESELLKV is encoded by the coding sequence ATGATTAATGAAATTTTAAACAAACAAAAAACCCAAAGTGAAAAAAGCTTAGAAGCTTTAAAAAAAGACTTTACCACTCTACGCACAGGTAAGGTTAATACACATATCTTAGATCATATTCAAGTAGATTACTATGGCTCTTTAACTCCTTTAAATCAAGTTGCAACTGTTTTAGCAAGTGATGCTTCAACAATAAGCATTACCCCATGGGAAAAACCTATGTTAAAAACTATAGAAAGTGCTATTGCAGCAGCAAATATAGGAGTAAATCCAAACAATGATGGCGAGAGTGTAAAATTATTTTTTCCTCCAATGACAAGAGAACAAAGAGAAGAAAATGTAAAACAAGCTAAAGCTATGGGTGAAAAAGCAAAAGTTTCAGTAAGAAATATACGCAAAGATGCAAATGATGCGGTAAAAAAACTTGAAAAAGATAAAGCCATTTCAGAAGATGAAGCTAAAAAAGCTTATGATGAAGTACAAAAATTAACAGATACTTATACTGCAAAAATCGATGAAAGTGTAAAAAATAAAGAAAGTGAACTTTTAAAGGTTTAA
- a CDS encoding membrane protein, whose translation MSLYDRDYSRSREFENTRSSELGIFIKQTYQLFAASLLAATVGAYVGIYALAAFFIQSQVTFWILFAVEIGLLIALQFKKREAPLNLILLFGFTFCSGLTLTPLLISVLALPAGGVIIAQAFALTTVAFAGLSIFAMNTKKDFTLMGKALFIVLIVVVAASLLNIFFQSSLLNLAISAIAAILFSFYILYDTQNIIRGNYETPIEGAVALYLDFVNLFVSLLNILRSFNSR comes from the coding sequence ATGAGTCTTTATGATAGAGACTATTCACGATCAAGAGAATTTGAAAATACTCGTTCAAGTGAACTTGGTATTTTTATTAAACAAACTTATCAACTTTTTGCAGCTTCTCTTTTAGCAGCAACCGTTGGTGCTTATGTAGGAATTTACGCTTTAGCAGCATTTTTTATACAATCTCAAGTAACTTTTTGGATACTTTTTGCTGTCGAAATAGGACTTTTAATTGCTTTGCAATTTAAAAAACGCGAAGCTCCACTAAATTTAATTTTGCTTTTTGGTTTTACTTTTTGTTCGGGTTTAACTCTAACACCATTACTTATTTCTGTTCTTGCGCTGCCAGCAGGTGGAGTAATCATCGCTCAAGCTTTTGCTCTAACAACAGTAGCTTTTGCAGGACTTAGTATTTTTGCTATGAATACCAAAAAAGATTTCACGCTAATGGGTAAAGCTTTATTTATAGTTTTAATCGTTGTTGTAGCGGCTTCTTTGCTTAATATCTTTTTCCAAAGTAGTTTATTGAATTTAGCTATTTCAGCCATAGCAGCAATTTTGTTTTCATTTTATATTCTTTATGATACACAAAACATCATTCGCGGAAATTATGAAACTCCGATCGAAGGTGCTGTGGCACTTTATCTTGACTTTGTAAATCTTTTTGTATCTTTACTTAATATCCTAAGAAGTTTCAATAGCAGATAA
- a CDS encoding Preprotein translocase subunit SecG (TC 3.A.5.1.1) translates to MITLLTILQFIIVVIICIAVLLQKSSSIGLGTYSGSNESLFGAKGPAGFLAKFTFVMGILLIANTIGLGYLYNSASKDSLARKN, encoded by the coding sequence ATGATTACTCTTTTAACCATTTTGCAGTTTATTATCGTTGTTATCATTTGTATAGCTGTTCTACTTCAAAAAAGTTCAAGCATAGGACTTGGGACTTATAGTGGAAGTAATGAAAGTTTATTTGGAGCAAAAGGACCTGCAGGATTTTTAGCAAAATTTACTTTTGTAATGGGAATTTTACTGATTGCTAATACTATAGGTTTGGGATATTTATACAATAGCGCAAGTAAAGATTCTTTAGCTAGAAAAAATTAA
- a CDS encoding LSU ribosomal protein L20p has protein sequence MARVKTGVVRRRRHKKVLKLARGFYSGRRKHFRKAKEQLERSLVYAYRDRRRKKRDFRRLWIVRINAACRLNDLSYSKFINGLRKAGIELDRKILADLAMNDAAAFAKIAEADKKSTLIYKMS, from the coding sequence ATGGCAAGAGTAAAAACAGGTGTAGTAAGACGCCGTAGACATAAAAAAGTTCTAAAATTAGCGCGTGGTTTTTATAGTGGACGCCGCAAACATTTTAGAAAAGCAAAAGAGCAATTAGAAAGAAGTCTTGTTTATGCGTATCGTGATAGACGCCGCAAGAAAAGAGATTTTCGCCGTCTTTGGATTGTGCGTATCAATGCTGCTTGCAGATTAAACGATTTAAGTTATTCTAAATTTATCAATGGGCTTAGAAAAGCAGGCATTGAACTTGATAGAAAAATCCTAGCTGATTTGGCTATGAATGATGCTGCTGCTTTTGCAAAAATAGCAGAAGCTGACAAAAAAAGCACTTTAATTTATAAAATGAGTTAA
- a CDS encoding Iron-sulfur cluster assembly scaffold protein IscU/NifU-like, translating into MGKNSLIGGSIWDEYSQKVQDRMNNPQHMGEFTEEDAKNRNAKLIVADFGAESCGDAVRLFWLVDEKTDIIIDAKFKSFGCGTAIASSDTMVDLCIGKTVDEAVKITNLDVEFAMRDNPETPAVPPQKMHCSVMAYDVIKQAAAHYKGINPEDFEDQIIVCECARVSLGTIKEVIKLNDLHTVEEITQYTKAGAFCKSCVKPGGHEKREYYLVDILAETRAEMDRERLKNAVKSDVAFDEMTVVGQLKAVEAVLDAEIRPMLHSDGGDLEVIDIQKAEGAAIDVYIRYLGACSGCSSGSGATLYAIETILQEELSPNIRVMPV; encoded by the coding sequence ATGGGAAAAAATAGTTTAATTGGTGGATCTATCTGGGATGAATACTCACAAAAAGTTCAAGATAGAATGAATAATCCACAACATATGGGGGAATTTACAGAAGAAGATGCTAAAAATAGAAATGCTAAACTTATTGTAGCTGATTTTGGCGCAGAAAGCTGTGGCGATGCTGTAAGACTTTTTTGGCTTGTGGATGAAAAAACAGATATTATTATTGATGCTAAATTTAAAAGTTTTGGTTGTGGAACCGCTATAGCAAGTAGCGATACAATGGTAGATCTTTGTATAGGAAAAACTGTGGATGAAGCAGTTAAAATTACTAACTTGGATGTAGAATTTGCAATGCGAGATAATCCAGAAACTCCAGCCGTTCCGCCTCAAAAAATGCATTGTTCGGTTATGGCTTACGATGTGATTAAACAAGCAGCAGCACACTATAAAGGAATCAATCCTGAAGATTTTGAAGATCAAATCATAGTTTGCGAGTGTGCTAGAGTAAGTCTTGGAACCATCAAAGAAGTGATCAAACTCAATGATTTACATACTGTAGAAGAAATCACTCAATACACTAAAGCGGGCGCTTTTTGTAAGTCCTGTGTAAAACCAGGAGGACATGAAAAAAGAGAATACTATCTGGTTGATATCTTAGCTGAAACAAGAGCTGAAATGGATAGAGAAAGACTTAAAAATGCTGTGAAAAGTGATGTGGCTTTTGATGAAATGACTGTAGTGGGTCAACTAAAAGCGGTAGAAGCTGTTTTAGATGCAGAAATTCGTCCTATGCTTCATAGCGATGGCGGGGATTTAGAAGTGATTGATATCCAAAAAGCTGAAGGTGCAGCCATTGATGTATATATTCGTTATCTTGGAGCCTGCAGTGGATGTTCAAGTGGAAGTGGTGCAACTCTTTATGCTATCGAAACCATCTTACAAGAAGAACTTAGCCCAAATATTCGCGTTATGCCAGTTTGA
- a CDS encoding Hemerythrin-like iron-binding protein yields MYNLENNFSMYDELLDKQHLNLYKLSNKLSLMNKRCVSSKEIKIVLKELLILLNHHFSDEEAFMQHIQYPDLSAHLRIHRRILMQVENIIISNSKFINVMTEGLDKVLKDIIHIHITEEDTKVSLYYEQKFIYKK; encoded by the coding sequence ATGTATAATCTAGAAAATAATTTTTCCATGTATGATGAGCTTTTAGATAAACAGCATTTGAATTTATATAAACTTTCAAATAAACTTTCTTTAATGAATAAAAGATGTGTGAGTTCTAAAGAAATAAAAATTGTTCTTAAAGAACTTTTAATACTTTTAAATCATCACTTTTCGGATGAAGAAGCTTTTATGCAACATATCCAATACCCTGATTTATCCGCCCACTTGCGTATCCACAGACGCATACTCATGCAAGTAGAAAATATCATTATAAGCAATTCCAAATTTATCAATGTTATGACAGAAGGATTGGATAAGGTTTTAAAAGATATTATACATATTCATATCACAGAAGAAGATACCAAAGTGTCTCTTTATTACGAACAAAAATTCATTTATAAAAAGTAA
- a CDS encoding membrane protein, protein MKKIIILLLLGISCIWGDEFRLIDTNASVQDKSVYGLVQKYIDLNRQIKEFKSNNDENSSSYDGILSEFEKDKKSILSKMPDMIVKQQINEKAVENFLKTRQNLLDLQKKSINKPYIYVDTTLNIIYLNIVKSFYSSLFELEKLFKNAADSESITTTVDKAMENLQAATDVDLSAYKAKIDNPSELEKISNKEEIIFNAVDAYIEILKYLRANADLLESNYIFSLLELQVWIDRINETVDIGFMNTGKIVISLLVLAFFMSLRRFFSNIVYFILVRLVYRNKSDADDVKVIFIDNIKKPVGFLLVCYAISLCLTIITYPAPLSINLSNFFHIIYAVLIAWLILKILDGYGVVLVSKLAQKSGKKEVVNLVIKILYFVIFVIALLYILAQLGFNISAIVASLGIGGLAVALAAKDIIANFFASILLLFDNSFNQGDWVEVSGVEGTVVETGLRKTTIRTFDNCLVFLPNSTIMGANIKNWSKRRMGRHVKIYLGVGYDATPEKLENCVKDLKELLNTSPLVAHEDDGALKYGDHTTKYRQNLVSINDLEGYKNACYVALSEFADSSINIELYFYTKAIGAKEFREARQELMLEFMRIIEKNGLTFAFPSRSIYIENLPPLDLKPKAV, encoded by the coding sequence ATGAAAAAAATAATAATTTTACTCCTTTTGGGTATTTCATGTATTTGGGGGGATGAATTTCGCCTTATAGATACCAATGCAAGTGTACAAGATAAGAGCGTTTATGGCTTGGTGCAAAAATATATTGATTTAAATCGCCAAATTAAAGAATTTAAAAGTAATAATGATGAAAATTCAAGCTCTTATGATGGAATTTTAAGTGAATTTGAAAAAGATAAAAAATCTATTCTTTCTAAAATGCCTGATATGATAGTAAAGCAACAAATCAATGAAAAAGCCGTAGAAAATTTTTTAAAAACAAGGCAAAATTTACTAGACTTGCAAAAGAAAAGCATAAATAAACCTTATATTTATGTGGACACAACTTTAAATATCATATATTTAAATATTGTTAAAAGTTTTTATTCGTCTTTATTTGAGCTTGAAAAACTTTTTAAAAATGCAGCAGATAGTGAAAGTATAACAACTACAGTTGATAAAGCGATGGAAAATTTACAAGCTGCAACCGATGTCGATCTTAGTGCTTATAAAGCTAAGATCGATAATCCATCTGAATTAGAAAAAATCTCTAATAAAGAGGAAATTATCTTTAATGCTGTGGATGCTTATATAGAAATTTTAAAATATTTGCGTGCGAATGCAGATTTGTTAGAAAGTAATTATATCTTTTCTTTGCTCGAGCTTCAAGTATGGATAGATCGGATTAACGAAACAGTAGATATTGGTTTTATGAATACAGGCAAGATAGTTATCTCGCTTTTGGTTTTAGCTTTTTTTATGTCCTTAAGACGCTTTTTTTCAAATATAGTTTATTTTATACTTGTTCGTTTGGTTTATCGTAATAAAAGTGATGCAGATGATGTCAAGGTTATTTTTATAGATAATATCAAAAAACCTGTGGGCTTTTTGCTTGTTTGTTATGCTATTTCACTTTGTCTTACAATAATAACTTATCCTGCTCCTTTAAGTATTAATTTAAGCAATTTTTTTCATATTATTTATGCTGTTTTGATTGCTTGGTTGATTTTAAAAATACTTGATGGATATGGTGTGGTTTTGGTTTCAAAACTTGCTCAAAAGAGTGGTAAAAAAGAAGTTGTAAATTTAGTTATTAAAATTTTATATTTTGTAATTTTTGTGATTGCACTTCTTTATATTTTAGCACAACTTGGTTTTAATATCTCGGCTATTGTGGCATCTTTAGGAATCGGTGGTTTAGCTGTAGCTTTAGCCGCAAAAGATATTATTGCAAACTTTTTTGCTTCTATACTTTTATTGTTTGATAATAGTTTTAATCAAGGGGATTGGGTTGAAGTTTCTGGAGTAGAAGGCACAGTGGTTGAAACAGGACTTAGAAAGACAACCATTCGAACTTTTGATAATTGTCTTGTATTTTTACCTAATTCTACCATCATGGGAGCAAATATAAAAAATTGGAGCAAAAGACGCATGGGGCGCCATGTTAAAATATATCTTGGCGTTGGTTATGATGCTACTCCTGAAAAATTAGAAAATTGTGTAAAAGATTTAAAAGAGCTTTTAAATACAAGCCCTTTGGTGGCACATGAAGATGATGGAGCATTAAAATATGGTGATCATACAACAAAATATCGTCAAAATTTAGTTTCCATCAATGATCTTGAGGGTTATAAAAATGCTTGCTATGTTGCTTTGAGCGAATTTGCAGATAGTAGTATTAACATAGAATTGTATTTTTACACCAAGGCTATAGGTGCGAAAGAATTTAGAGAAGCTAGACAAGAATTAATGCTTGAGTTTATGCGTATTATTGAGAAAAATGGTTTAACTTTTGCTTTCCCAAGCCGTAGTATTTATATAGAAAATTTACCCCCGCTTGATTTAAAGCCTAAGGCAGTATAA
- a CDS encoding LSU ribosomal protein L35p, translating to MPKMKSVKSAVKRFKVGKNKIKRGSAFRSHILTKKPAKRMRDLRTAKYVHSTNVKAVEKMLGI from the coding sequence ATGCCAAAGATGAAAAGCGTAAAAAGCGCAGTTAAACGCTTTAAAGTAGGTAAAAATAAAATCAAAAGAGGTTCTGCTTTTAGAAGCCATATTTTGACTAAAAAACCTGCAAAAAGAATGCGTGATCTTCGCACAGCTAAATATGTGCACAGCACTAATGTAAAAGCTGTAGAAAAAATGCTAGGAATTTAA
- a CDS encoding Cysteine desulfurase, producing the protein MKVYLDNNATTMLDPNAYELMLPFLKDMYGNPNSLHQWGSATHPALREAMDKLYAGLGANDLDDIVITSCATESINWVLKGIYFDHILDKERNEVIISSVEHPAVAAAAQFLKSLGVKLIELPVNEEGISTPQDLQNVISDKTALVSVMWANNETGMIFDIQKMADIAHEFGALFHTDATQAVGKIKVNLNQVGVDFASFSAHKFHGPKGVGGLFIKKGLKLTPLLHGGEHMGGRRSGTLNVPYIVAMAEALRIANTMLDFEDSHIRRLRDKLEDSILTLPDTSVVGKRENRVPNTILASIKGVEGEAMLWDLNKNGIAASTGSACASEALESNPIMEAIGAENDLAHTALRLSLSRFNTEDEIDYAAKQIKAAAERLRAISCTYAYNPNNYK; encoded by the coding sequence GTGAAAGTTTATTTAGACAATAACGCAACAACGATGCTTGATCCAAATGCATATGAATTAATGTTGCCATTTTTAAAAGATATGTATGGAAATCCAAACAGTCTTCATCAATGGGGTAGCGCTACTCATCCTGCCTTAAGAGAAGCTATGGATAAACTGTATGCAGGACTTGGCGCAAATGATCTAGATGATATAGTTATAACCTCCTGTGCCACTGAAAGTATCAACTGGGTACTTAAGGGTATATATTTTGATCATATTTTGGATAAAGAGCGCAATGAAGTAATTATCTCTAGCGTAGAACACCCAGCAGTGGCTGCAGCAGCTCAATTTTTAAAAAGTTTGGGTGTAAAGCTTATAGAACTTCCGGTAAATGAAGAAGGAATTTCCACTCCTCAAGATTTGCAAAATGTGATCAGTGATAAAACTGCACTTGTGAGTGTAATGTGGGCCAATAACGAAACAGGAATGATTTTTGATATCCAAAAAATGGCAGACATTGCCCATGAATTTGGAGCACTTTTTCATACAGATGCTACTCAAGCAGTAGGAAAAATCAAAGTGAATTTAAACCAAGTAGGAGTTGATTTTGCTTCATTTTCAGCTCATAAATTCCATGGACCAAAAGGCGTAGGTGGACTTTTCATTAAAAAAGGACTTAAGCTCACTCCTCTTTTACATGGCGGAGAACATATGGGAGGTAGAAGAAGTGGTACATTAAATGTGCCTTATATAGTTGCTATGGCAGAAGCTTTGCGTATTGCAAATACCATGCTTGATTTTGAAGACTCACATATTCGCCGTTTAAGAGATAAACTTGAAGATAGCATTTTAACACTACCTGATACTAGTGTAGTAGGTAAAAGAGAAAACCGCGTTCCTAACACAATTTTAGCAAGTATTAAGGGCGTTGAGGGTGAAGCTATGCTTTGGGATTTAAATAAAAATGGCATTGCAGCAAGCACCGGATCAGCCTGTGCTAGTGAGGCTTTAGAAAGCAATCCTATCATGGAAGCAATTGGAGCTGAAAATGACTTAGCGCATACAGCTTTAAGACTTTCTTTATCGCGCTTTAATACAGAAGATGAAATTGATTATGCAGCAAAACAAATCAAGGCTGCCGCAGAACGCTTAAGAGCAATTTCTTGTACTTATGCTTATAATCCAAATAATTATAAATAA
- a CDS encoding Carbonic anhydrase, which yields MDNLINGAIKFMQEDFKEHEELFESLKNKQNPHTLFIGCSDSRVIPNLITNTGPGELFVIRNIANIVPPYRVGQDYLATTSAIEYALNSLHIKNIVVCGHSNCGGCNALYYSDEELDKIPNVKKWLTMLDPIKRDVTIFARDDVAMRSWLTEKLNLVNSLQNIFTYPGVQEALDEGKLEVHAWYYIIETGEIYEYDFKTKIFKLIQDRKIQ from the coding sequence ATGGATAATCTTATTAACGGTGCGATTAAATTTATGCAAGAGGATTTCAAAGAGCATGAAGAACTTTTTGAAAGTCTTAAAAATAAGCAAAATCCTCACACTCTTTTTATAGGTTGCTCTGATTCTAGAGTGATCCCTAATTTAATCACTAATACAGGTCCTGGTGAGCTTTTTGTTATACGAAATATTGCAAATATTGTTCCGCCTTATCGTGTGGGTCAGGATTATTTGGCAACTACTTCGGCGATAGAATATGCTTTAAATTCTTTACATATTAAAAATATTGTTGTGTGCGGACATAGTAATTGTGGTGGCTGTAATGCGCTATATTACTCTGATGAAGAATTAGATAAAATTCCCAATGTAAAAAAATGGCTTACCATGCTTGATCCTATAAAAAGAGATGTTACGATCTTTGCAAGAGATGATGTGGCTATGCGTTCTTGGCTTACTGAAAAGCTTAATTTGGTGAATTCTTTGCAAAATATTTTTACTTATCCAGGGGTTCAAGAAGCTTTAGATGAAGGAAAATTAGAAGTTCATGCTTGGTATTATATCATTGAAACGGGTGAAATATATGAGTATGATTTTAAAACTAAAATTTTTAAATTAATTCAAGATAGGAAAATACAATGA
- a CDS encoding Molybdenum cofactor biosynthesis protein MoaC, whose amino-acid sequence MELTHLDENNRPKMVDVSQKDVSKRVATASGMISMSEEAFKAIKNNTAKKGPVLQTAVIAAIMGAKKTSEIIPMCHPLMISKVETDIVEFPKDYTFKLIVTVKCEGKTGVEMEALSGVSIGLLTIYDMIKAIDKTMKISEIVLESKEGGKSGKFVRS is encoded by the coding sequence ATGGAATTGACTCATTTAGATGAAAACAACCGCCCTAAAATGGTAGATGTGAGCCAAAAAGATGTGAGTAAAAGAGTAGCCACAGCAAGCGGTATGATCAGTATGAGCGAAGAAGCTTTTAAGGCTATAAAAAACAATACTGCAAAAAAAGGTCCCGTGCTTCAAACCGCTGTTATAGCAGCTATCATGGGTGCTAAAAAAACAAGTGAAATTATCCCTATGTGTCATCCTTTGATGATTTCTAAGGTTGAGACAGATATAGTTGAATTTCCTAAAGATTATACTTTTAAACTTATAGTAACGGTAAAATGCGAGGGTAAAACAGGGGTAGAAATGGAAGCTTTAAGCGGTGTTAGCATAGGACTTTTAACTATCTATGATATGATTAAAGCCATCGATAAAACAATGAAAATAAGTGAAATTGTACTTGAAAGCAAAGAAGGGGGTAAAAGTGGTAAATTTGTGCGATCTTAA
- a CDS encoding L-Proline/Glycine betaine transporter ProP has protein sequence MKKTLSRKDIKTLGLSSLGGTLEFYDFIIFAFFSSYISKNFFPENLSPFWQLFNTYGIFAAAYVVRPLGGIIMAHFGDKFGRKKMFMLSILLMVIPTFALAFIPSYESIGYLCIALLMLIRIAQGISIGGELPGAWVFVYEHSPQGQKRTYIGFLTASVVGGILLGSIVFLLMHKIYTQEELYEWAWRVPFFLGGIFGLISIYLRKFLSETPVFEQMRKENALEKFPLKEVFKRAKAGVVISMLITWVLTGCIIVMILFIPKYMAEILQFDTNFQTYLQMGGIFFISLGCIISGILADKIGIFKSSIIFSLFFGLACAFYFHFLYNTNANITLVSIFYLLACLFGGVMNFCPLIMNEVFEARIKFSGLSFSYNIAYAIAGGITPQLAFLLHKFSFANLDNAWRFSLGYYMFLIVLLALLSAFIFRYLNNTQRTYSQ, from the coding sequence ATGAAAAAAACTCTTAGTAGAAAAGATATAAAAACACTAGGACTCTCATCTTTGGGTGGAACCTTGGAATTTTATGATTTTATTATCTTTGCATTTTTTTCAAGTTATATTTCAAAAAATTTCTTTCCTGAAAATTTAAGCCCCTTTTGGCAACTTTTTAACACTTACGGTATATTTGCAGCAGCTTATGTAGTAAGACCGCTAGGTGGTATAATTATGGCGCATTTTGGTGATAAATTTGGGCGTAAAAAAATGTTTATGCTAAGTATCTTACTTATGGTGATACCAACTTTTGCACTTGCTTTTATCCCTTCTTATGAAAGTATTGGTTATCTTTGTATAGCACTTTTAATGCTTATAAGAATTGCTCAAGGTATTTCTATAGGAGGAGAATTACCCGGTGCTTGGGTTTTTGTATATGAACATTCGCCGCAAGGACAAAAAAGAACTTATATAGGCTTTTTAACAGCTTCCGTAGTGGGTGGAATTTTACTTGGAAGTATAGTATTTTTACTGATGCACAAAATTTACACTCAAGAAGAACTATATGAGTGGGCTTGGAGAGTTCCTTTCTTTCTCGGTGGAATTTTTGGTCTTATTTCGATATATCTTAGAAAATTTTTAAGCGAAACTCCTGTTTTTGAGCAAATGAGAAAAGAAAATGCTTTGGAAAAATTTCCACTTAAAGAAGTATTTAAAAGAGCAAAAGCGGGTGTTGTTATCTCTATGCTGATCACTTGGGTTTTGACAGGCTGTATTATTGTAATGATTTTATTTATCCCAAAATACATGGCAGAAATTTTACAATTTGATACCAATTTCCAAACTTATTTACAAATGGGTGGAATTTTCTTTATTTCTTTGGGTTGTATTATAAGTGGAATTTTGGCTGATAAAATAGGTATTTTTAAATCTAGTATTATTTTTTCATTATTTTTTGGCTTAGCATGTGCATTTTATTTTCACTTCCTTTACAATACAAATGCTAATATAACTTTAGTTAGTATTTTTTATCTACTGGCTTGTCTTTTTGGAGGAGTGATGAATTTTTGCCCTTTGATAATGAATGAAGTTTTTGAAGCAAGAATTAAATTTTCAGGACTTTCTTTTTCTTATAATATCGCCTACGCTATCGCAGGAGGTATAACTCCTCAACTTGCATTTTTATTGCATAAATTTTCATTTGCAAATTTAGACAATGCATGGCGTTTTTCTTTGGGTTATTATATGTTTTTAATCGTTTTATTGGCTTTATTATCAGCTTTTATTTTTAGATATCTTAATAATACCCAACGCACATACTCTCAGTGA
- a CDS encoding Predicted signal transduction protein, which yields MATNMNEILLQSVENLPPLPDTINKLKKYIDESGSNVRIDEIANIVSSDPLVTAKLLRLANSPFYGFSREITSLSQVVSLLGIGNIVNTVMADSIRDSFKIDVSPYGLNTTEFVTRCSEETSFITDWLSDEDKKLSHLLVPCSMLLRFGIVVFSNFLIQNKKDTEFLASLKKNNFSDLSMVENEFLGVDHISFLGFLLDRWNFDDILVETICFARSPHAARNEVKKSAYALSVVDHLFMPHNNFSSFNIKASIALINEARSQGIEFNLDNFISKLPKEAKENLIKEG from the coding sequence ATGGCAACAAATATGAATGAAATTTTACTCCAAAGTGTTGAAAATTTACCCCCTTTACCCGATACGATAAATAAATTAAAAAAATATATTGATGAGTCAGGTTCTAATGTAAGAATTGATGAAATTGCTAATATTGTTTCAAGTGATCCTTTAGTGACTGCTAAGCTTTTGCGCTTAGCTAATTCTCCTTTTTATGGTTTTTCAAGAGAAATTACTTCCCTATCGCAAGTTGTTTCCCTTTTAGGTATAGGCAATATTGTAAATACTGTTATGGCAGATTCGATTAGAGATAGTTTTAAAATCGATGTATCACCTTATGGGTTAAATACAACAGAATTTGTAACAAGATGTAGCGAAGAAACTTCTTTTATAACAGATTGGCTAAGTGATGAAGATAAAAAACTATCGCATTTGCTAGTGCCTTGCTCTATGCTTTTAAGATTTGGTATTGTAGTTTTTTCTAATTTTCTGATTCAAAATAAAAAAGATACCGAATTCTTAGCTAGTTTGAAAAAAAATAATTTCAGCGATTTGTCTATGGTTGAAAATGAATTTTTAGGTGTTGATCATATCTCATTTTTAGGATTTTTGCTTGATCGCTGGAATTTTGATGATATATTGGTTGAGACTATTTGTTTTGCTCGTTCTCCACATGCGGCTAGAAATGAAGTTAAAAAATCAGCTTACGCCCTTTCGGTTGTTGATCATCTTTTCATGCCTCATAATAATTTTTCTTCTTTTAATATCAAGGCTTCTATTGCTTTGATCAATGAAGCTCGAAGTCAAGGGATTGAGTTTAATCTTGATAATTTTATTTCAAAACTTCCAAAAGAAGCTAAGGAAAACTTAATCAAAGAAGGTTAA